A section of the Primulina eburnea isolate SZY01 chromosome 1, ASM2296580v1, whole genome shotgun sequence genome encodes:
- the LOC140830224 gene encoding uncharacterized protein produces MKWVCFCMLFLFCSCAMSLDSTALLSLIRHWKSVPPSIKLTWISSDSTPCSWVGVHCNRRSSVVGLNLSSLGISGQLGPEVAHLNSLRAIDASNNDFLGSIPQEIGNCSFLEYLDLSGNSFSGEIPESVGNLPRLKYLSIFFNSLTGRIPKALFQSPFLNTVYLSNNMLSGSIPDNVGNTSKLEFLYLGSNQLSGTIPSSIGNCSSLKDLYLNDNLLEGSLPYSLNFLEVLAYLDVSDNNLKDRIPLGMGSFKELQVLVLSNNPFSGRVPPVLGNYSSLTSLAAVNCGLTGPVPSSLGQLTELRLLYLSANLLSGAIPPQLSKCKVLNDLQLYGNRLEGMIPSELGMLNELHTLMLYTNHLSGRIPISVWKIQSLQNLIVYQNNLTGEIPEEIVELKQLRNVSLFDNQFTGALPQGLGINSNLTLLDFTRNYFTGPIPPNLCINKHLRKLLLGQNRFQGSIPSDIGSCITLARLILKQNKLTGILPEFVENPNILFMDLSNNSLSGSIPSSLGNLKNITSIDLSINKFTGRMPSQLGSLVHLEALNLSYNAFEGLLPSSLSDCYKLSSLDVRHNQLNGMIPLSLRTLTELNNLDLSENRFTGGIPEFLFQFKKLSSLHLGANLLGGTISPNIGLEDDAQSLRSLNLSYNGMTGHVPMELGKLTLLEQLDLCFNNLSGSLDALGELHSLLEVNISHNFFIGPVPPTMLKFVITTPSSFVGNPNLCFSCHPEGEFNCVGNSPVPIKSCQLKSSRRGGLRKVDITMVVSVSFLLALILVSGISYVCLQHKAKEQNLPVSAKEGASSLLNQILEATENLKDTYIIGRGAHGTVYKVTLGPDKAYAVKKLGFLGFKGKNTSIVREIETIGKVRHRNLVRLEDFWLRKEYGLILYSYMKNGSLHDVLHETSPPPLLEWNIRYKIALGTAHGLSYLHFDCDPPIIHRDIKPMNILLDADMEPHISDFGIAKLLDQSVASTTSSVIQGTTGYMAPEIAFSTKSSKESDVYAYGVVLLELITRKKVLDPSFGGEMDIVEWVRSMWNTTEDIEKIVDSDLLDGFLDSNIQQQVKLMLLLGLRCTEKEASRRPCMREVVKQLSLANSNSNSNCRSKHKL; encoded by the exons ATGAAATGGGTCTGTTTCTGTATGCTTTTCTTGTTCTGTTCTTGTGCTATGAGTTTGGATTCTACAGCCTTGTTGTCATTGATTAGGCACTGGAAATCAGTGCCTCCATCCATCAAACTCACCTGGATTTCTTCTGATTCCACTCCTTGCTCATGGGTTGGGGTGCATTGTAATCGCCGCAGCTCTGTTGTTGGATTGAACCTGTCTAGCTTGGGGATTTCAGGACAACTGGGGCCAGAAGTGGCGCATTTAAACAGCTTGAGAGCAATTGATGCAAGTAACAATGATTTCTTGGGTTCAATTCCTCAGGAAATAGGCAACTGtagttttcttgaatatttAGATCTATCTGGCAACAGCTTTTCTGGTGAAATCCCAGAAAGTGTGGGAAATTTGCCGAGATTGAAGTAtttaagtattttttttaattctctCACCGGCCGAATTCCTAAAGCCTTGTTTCAAAGTCCATTCTTGAATACAGTTTACCTCAGTAACAACATGCTGAGTGGTTCGATCCCGGACAATGTTGGGAACACGAGTAAGCTTGAATTTCTGTATCTGGGATCCAATCAGTTATCTGGAACTATCCCTTCATCCATAGGGAACTGCAGCTCTTTGAAAGATCTCTACCTAAATGATAATTTGCTAGAAGGTTCACTGCCCTATAGTTTGAACTTTCTCGAGGTTCTTGCGTATTTAGATGTGAGCGATAACAATTTGAAAGACAGGATTCCATTGGGTATGGGTAGTTTCAAAGAATTGCAGGTTCTGGTCTTATCAAACAATCCATTCAGTGGACGTGTTCCACCAGTCTTGGGCAATTACAGCAGTTTGACAAGTCTTGCTGCTGTTAATTGTGGCCTAACCGGACCTGTCCCTTCTTCTCTGGGTCAACTAACTGAGCTGAGGCTGCTTTATTTGTCTGCTAACCTGTTATCTGGAGCAATACCGCCTCAATTAAGTAAATGCAAGGTCTTGAATGACTTGCAGTTGTATGGAAACCGTCTCGAGGGTATGATTCCAAGTGAATTAGGAATGTTAAACGAGCTTCACACACTCATGCTTTATACCAATCATTTGAGTGGACGAATCCCTATCAGTGTGTGGAAGATTCAAAGTCTTCAGAATCTTATTGTGTATCAGAATAATCTTACCGGTGAGATACCAGAAGAAATCGTCGAGTTGAAGCAGTTGAGAAACGTTTCCTTGTTTGACAATCAGTTTACTGGAGCTTTACCTCAAGGACTTGGAATTAATAGTAACTTGACTCTCTTGGACTTCACCAGAAACTACTTCACCGGCCCTATTCCTCCAAACCTTTGCATCAATAAGCATCTGAGGAAGCTTTTATTGGGTCAGAATCGTTTTCAAGGAAGTATCCCTTCTGATATAGGAAGTTGCATTACTTTGGCCAGATTAATACTCAAACAGAATAAGCTTACAGGTATCCTCCCCGAGTTCGTTGAGAATCCAAACATTCTATTCATGGATCTTAGCAATAACAGTTTAAGTGGATCAATACCCTCAAGCTTAGgtaacctcaaaaacataaCCTCTATAGATTTATCCATCAATAAATTCACAGGTCGTATGCCCTCTCAGCTAGGAAGCCTTGTTCATCTAGAGGCATTAAATCTGTCTTACAATGCTTTTGAAGGTTTGCTTCCATCATCTTTATCGGATTGTTATAAATTGTCAAGCCTTGATGTTAGGCATAATCAGTTAAATGGCATGATTCCCCTCAGCCTAAGAACCCTCACGGAACTAAACAACTTGGATCTTAGCGAGAACCGATTCACTGGGGGAATTCCAGAATTTTTGTTTCAGTTTAAAAAGCTTTCTTCTTTGCATCTTGGCGCAAACTTATTAGGTGGGACCATTAGTCCTAACATTGGTTTGGAAGATGATGCTCAAAGCCTTAGATCTTTGAATTTGAGCTATAATGGAATGACAGGTCATGTTCCTATGGAACTGGGAAAATTAACACTACTGGAACAATTAGATTTATGTTTTAATAATCTGTCTGGAAGCCTGGACGCCCTTGGTGAACTACATTCTTTGCTTGAGGTCAACATTTCCCACAATTTTTTCATCGGTCCCGTGCCACCTACAATGTTGAAATTTGTTATCACAACTCCATCATCTTTTGTGGGCAACCCAAACCTCTGTTTCAGTTGTCATCCTGAAGGTGAATTCAATTGCGTAGGAAACAGCCCTGTCCCCATCAAATCTTGTCAGCTGAAATCGAGTAGACGAGGTGGCCTCAGGAAAGTTGATATCACTATGGTAGTTTCAGTATCATTCCTCTTGGCATTGATTCTGGTTTCTGGAATTTCTTACGTGTGTTTGCAGCACAAAGCTAAGGAACAGAATTTGCCAGTCTCCGCCAAAGAAGGTGCTTCCTCACTGCTGAATCAAATTTTGGAAGCCACAGAGAACCTCAAAGATACATATATTATTGGGAGGGGAGCACATGGAACGGTATACAAGGTGACACTGGGTCCGGATAAAGCGTATGCTGTGAAGAAGCTTGGATTTTTGGGGTTCAAGGGGAAAAATACCAGCATTGTTAGAGAAATAGAGACCATCGGGAAGGTCAGACATCGTAATCTTGTGAGACTCGAAGATTTTTGGTTGAGAAAGGAGTACGGGTTAATCTTGTATAGTTACATGAAAAATGGAAGTCTTCATGATGTTTTGCATGAAACAAGTCCTCCACCGTTGCTGGAGTGGAACATTCGATACAAGATCGCCCTTGGCACTGCCCATGGACTATCGTATCTCCATTTCGACTGTGATCCTCCCATCATCCACCGAGATATCAAACCGATGAACATTTTACTGGATGCAGATATGGAGCCTCATATCTCGGATTTTGGCATTGCCAAGCTCTTGGATCAGTCTGTTGCTTCAACTACATCGAGCGTGATCCAGGGAACCACTGGCTATATGGCTCCAG aaatTGCCTTCTCCACCAAAAGTAGCAAGGAGTCTGATGTCTATGCTTATGGCGTCGTTTTGTTGGAACTGATAACCAGAAAGAAGGTTTTAGATCCATCGTTTGGTGGGGAAATGGATATTGTGGAGTGGGTAAGATCCATGTGGAACACAACAGAAGATATAGAGAAGATTGTAGATTCAGACCTGTTGGATGGATTCTTGGATTCAAATATACAGCAGCAAGTAAAGCTCATGCTTTTATTAGGCTTGAGATGTACCGAAAAGGAGGCAAGCCGGAGACCATGTATGAGAGAAGTTGTGAAGCAACTATCACTAGCCAATTCCAATTCCAATTCCAATTGCAGAAGCAAACACAAGCTCTGA